One Fusobacterium nucleatum genomic window carries:
- the rph gene encoding ribonuclease PH — translation MLREDGRKFDEERKIKITKNVNIYAEGSVLIEVGNTKVICTASVSDKVPSFLRGTGKGWVTAEYSMLPRATNERNPREASKGKLTGRTVEIQRLIGRALRASIDLEKLGERLITIDCDVIQADGGTRTTSITGGYIALALAIKKLLQEEILEENPLISNVAAISVGKIDSNLMVDLKYSEDSAAEVDMNVIMNKKGEFIEVQGTGEESTFTRAELNQLLDLAENSIKRLIELQDRIINQEDLKIFLATANKHKIDEISDIFSGIENIKILSINDGIEIPEVIEDGKTFEDNSKKKAVEIAKFLNMITIADDSGLCVEALNGEPGVYSARYSGTGDDLKNNEKLIENLKGVENRKAKFVSVITLAKPNGETYSFRGEIEGKIIDIPKGNTGFGYDPYFYVEEYQKTLAELPELKNKISHRAKALEKLKENLKNIL, via the coding sequence TTGTTAAGAGAAGATGGAAGAAAATTTGATGAAGAAAGAAAGATTAAAATTACAAAAAATGTAAATATCTATGCTGAAGGTTCTGTTTTAATAGAGGTTGGAAATACAAAAGTTATTTGTACTGCTTCTGTAAGTGACAAAGTTCCTTCATTTTTAAGAGGTACTGGTAAAGGTTGGGTAACTGCTGAATATTCTATGTTGCCAAGAGCTACAAATGAAAGAAATCCAAGAGAAGCTAGTAAAGGAAAATTAACTGGAAGAACAGTTGAAATTCAAAGATTAATTGGAAGAGCTTTAAGAGCCTCAATAGATTTAGAAAAATTAGGAGAAAGACTTATTACTATTGACTGTGATGTTATTCAAGCTGATGGTGGAACAAGAACTACTTCAATAACAGGTGGATATATTGCTCTTGCACTTGCTATAAAGAAATTATTACAAGAAGAAATATTAGAAGAAAATCCTTTAATTTCTAATGTTGCTGCAATAAGTGTAGGTAAAATTGATTCTAACTTAATGGTGGACTTAAAATATTCTGAAGATTCGGCTGCTGAAGTGGATATGAATGTTATAATGAATAAAAAAGGCGAATTCATTGAAGTTCAAGGAACTGGTGAAGAAAGTACATTTACAAGAGCTGAATTAAATCAACTTTTAGATTTAGCTGAAAACTCTATAAAAAGACTTATTGAACTACAAGATAGAATTATTAATCAAGAAGATTTAAAAATATTTTTAGCAACTGCTAATAAGCATAAAATTGATGAAATATCAGATATTTTTTCTGGTATAGAAAATATTAAAATTCTTTCAATAAATGATGGTATTGAAATACCAGAAGTTATAGAAGATGGAAAAACTTTTGAAGATAATTCTAAGAAAAAAGCAGTTGAAATAGCTAAATTTCTAAATATGATTACTATTGCTGATGATTCTGGACTTTGTGTTGAGGCTTTAAATGGTGAGCCTGGAGTATATTCTGCAAGATATAGTGGAACTGGTGATGATTTAAAAAATAATGAAAAATTAATTGAAAATTTAAAAGGTGTAGAAAATAGAAAAGCAAAATTTGTTTCTGTTATAACTCTTGCTAAACCTAATGGAGAAACTTATTCTTTTAGAGGAGAAATAGAAGGTAAAATCATAGATATTCCAAAAGGAAATACTGGATTTGGTTACGACCCTTATTTCTATGTGGAAGAATATCAAAAAACTTTAGCTGAATTACCAGAATTAAAAAATAAAATTAGTCATAGAGCAAAAGCCCTTGAAAAACTAAAAGAAAATTTAAAAAATATTCTTTAA
- a CDS encoding 3-oxoacyl-ACP synthase, whose amino-acid sequence MRKIKFKGYGVELPKNTVNFKEQTRYRISGDEKQISLAVSACQKALKNANITINDIDCIVSASAVGIQPIPCMAALIHEKIAKGTSIPALDINTTCTSFITALDTMSYLLEAKRYKRVLIVSCDVASRALNPKQKESFQLFSDGAVAFIIEKTDEEIGVIDAMQKTWSEGAHSTEIRGGLSNFHPENYSENTKEEFMFDMCGKTILALSMKNIPKMMKEFLENNNMKISDIDMVVPHQASVAMPLVMEKLGVPKGKYIDEVKEFGNMVSASVPMTLAHALEKQKIKNGDIILLIGTAAGLTTNIMLIKI is encoded by the coding sequence ATGAGAAAAATTAAATTTAAAGGATATGGAGTAGAATTACCTAAAAATACAGTTAACTTTAAAGAGCAAACTCGTTATAGAATAAGTGGAGATGAAAAACAAATTTCTCTTGCAGTTTCTGCTTGTCAAAAAGCATTAAAAAATGCTAATATTACAATTAATGATATTGATTGTATAGTTTCAGCCAGTGCAGTTGGTATACAACCTATACCTTGTATGGCAGCCTTAATTCATGAAAAAATAGCAAAAGGAACTTCTATTCCTGCACTTGATATAAATACTACTTGTACAAGTTTTATAACAGCTTTAGATACCATGTCTTATCTTTTAGAAGCTAAAAGATATAAAAGAGTTTTAATTGTTTCATGTGATGTTGCTTCAAGAGCATTAAATCCTAAACAAAAAGAAAGTTTTCAACTTTTCAGTGATGGTGCAGTAGCCTTTATTATTGAAAAAACTGATGAAGAAATTGGTGTTATTGATGCTATGCAAAAAACTTGGTCAGAAGGAGCTCATTCAACTGAGATTCGTGGGGGACTAAGTAATTTTCATCCAGAAAATTATTCTGAAAATACAAAAGAAGAGTTTATGTTTGATATGTGTGGAAAAACTATACTAGCTTTATCTATGAAAAATATTCCTAAAATGATGAAAGAATTTTTAGAAAATAATAATATGAAAATATCTGATATTGATATGGTAGTTCCACATCAAGCTAGTGTTGCTATGCCTCTTGTAATGGAAAAATTAGGAGTACCAAAAGGTAAATACATAGATGAAGTAAAAGAGTTTGGAAATATGGTCTCTGCCTCTGTTCCTATGACACTAGCACATGCTTTAGAAAAACAAAAAATTAAAAATGGTGATATAATATTACTTATAGGTACTGCTGCTGGGCTTACTACAAATATAATGTTAATAAAGATATAA
- a CDS encoding CoF synthetase: MKKIFKIISTFIKVRYFSKWTSRDKLLEYQEKQVEKHLKFLKESSPYFKTHQITKDFTMNKAFMMENFDELNTLGVKKDEAMDVALNSEKTRNFNQKYKNISVGLSSGTSGHRGMFITTPEEQGIWAGTILAKMLPKNNIFGHRIAFFLRADNDLYKTINSFLISLEYFDTFKDINEHIKRLNKYQPTIIVAPPSLLLILAKKIKEGELKISVKRVISVAEILEKSDEEYIKKQFNLKIIHQIYQATEGFLAYTCEYGHLHLNEDLIKFEKKYIDEKRFYPIITDFRRTSQPFVNYYLNDILVESTEPCKCGSVLQRIEKIEGRSDDIFKFINKFGKEVVVFPDFIRRTILFVENIREYQVFQINNNLLEVAILNVNEEQKDLIIKEFNKLFTSLEIENIEIKFINYEIDKTKKLKRIVRKVIE; encoded by the coding sequence ATGAAAAAAATTTTTAAAATTATCTCAACTTTTATCAAAGTAAGATATTTTAGCAAGTGGACTTCGAGAGATAAACTTTTAGAATATCAAGAGAAACAAGTAGAAAAGCATTTAAAATTTTTAAAAGAGAGTTCACCATATTTTAAAACTCATCAAATTACAAAAGATTTTACTATGAATAAGGCATTTATGATGGAAAACTTTGATGAATTAAATACCTTAGGAGTAAAAAAAGATGAAGCAATGGATGTTGCTTTAAATAGTGAAAAAACTAGAAATTTCAATCAAAAATATAAAAATATTTCAGTGGGATTATCATCTGGAACATCTGGGCATAGAGGAATGTTTATCACAACTCCAGAAGAACAAGGAATATGGGCAGGTACTATCCTTGCTAAGATGCTTCCTAAAAATAATATTTTTGGACATAGAATAGCATTTTTTCTAAGAGCAGATAATGATTTATATAAAACTATAAATTCATTTTTAATAAGTTTAGAATATTTTGATACTTTTAAAGATATAAATGAACATATAAAAAGGTTAAATAAATATCAACCAACCATAATAGTTGCACCTCCTTCTTTACTTTTGATATTGGCTAAAAAAATTAAAGAAGGAGAATTAAAAATTTCTGTAAAAAGAGTTATTTCAGTTGCTGAAATTTTAGAAAAATCTGATGAAGAATATATTAAAAAGCAATTCAATTTAAAAATAATACATCAGATTTATCAAGCAACAGAGGGTTTTTTAGCCTATACTTGTGAATATGGGCATTTACATCTAAATGAAGATTTAATTAAATTTGAAAAAAAATATATAGATGAAAAGAGATTTTATCCAATAATCACCGATTTTAGAAGAACTAGTCAACCTTTTGTAAATTATTATCTCAATGACATTTTAGTTGAATCAACAGAGCCTTGTAAATGTGGTTCAGTTTTACAAAGAATTGAAAAGATTGAGGGGCGTTCAGATGATATTTTTAAGTTTATTAATAAATTTGGCAAAGAAGTTGTAGTATTTCCTGATTTTATTAGAAGAACTATACTCTTTGTTGAAAATATAAGAGAGTATCAAGTCTTTCAAATAAATAATAATTTATTAGAAGTTGCTATTTTAAATGTAAATGAAGAACAAAAAGACTTAATAATAAAAGAATTTAATAAATTATTCACTTCTTTAGAAATTGAAAATATAGAAATTAAATTTATAAATTACGAAATAGATAAAACTAAAAAACTGAAAAGAATAGTGAGGAAAGTAATAGAATGA
- a CDS encoding MBL fold metallo-hydrolase yields the protein MLNTAEKMIEKIDYFACGYCTNDLKRVFKGFDKTIVNFYAGVFLIKHKKLGYILYDTGYSMDILKNNLKYFLYRFANPITLKREDMIDFQLKEKGIDKEEIKYIIISHLHPDHIGGLKFFPNSYLILTKTCYNDFKLKKDSLLIFNELLPDDFEDRLILIDDYKDNSLFPYKNSFDLFSDLSMLIVEVNGHTKGQACLFLPDNNLFIAADVCWGTEFLPFTDKMKWLPRKIQNNFEEYKKGSELLKKLIENNISVIVSHDNKEKIIEIFNKIND from the coding sequence ATGTTGAACACAGCAGAAAAAATGATAGAAAAAATTGATTATTTTGCCTGTGGTTATTGTACCAATGATTTAAAAAGAGTTTTTAAAGGTTTTGACAAAACAATAGTTAATTTCTATGCAGGAGTTTTTTTAATAAAACATAAAAAGTTGGGATATATTTTATATGATACAGGTTATTCTATGGATATTTTGAAAAATAATCTTAAATACTTTTTATATAGATTTGCTAATCCTATCACTTTAAAGAGAGAAGATATGATAGACTTCCAACTTAAAGAAAAAGGTATAGATAAAGAAGAAATAAAATATATTATTATTTCTCATTTACACCCCGACCATATTGGAGGTTTAAAATTTTTTCCAAATTCTTACCTAATCTTAACCAAAACTTGTTACAATGATTTTAAGTTAAAAAAGGATAGTCTTTTAATTTTTAATGAACTACTACCTGATGATTTTGAAGATAGACTGATATTGATAGATGACTATAAAGACAATAGTTTATTTCCTTATAAAAATAGCTTTGATTTATTTTCTGATTTATCAATGCTAATAGTTGAAGTAAATGGGCATACAAAAGGGCAAGCTTGTTTATTCTTGCCAGATAATAATTTATTTATTGCTGCTGATGTTTGTTGGGGAACAGAATTTTTACCTTTTACAGATAAAATGAAGTGGCTCCCTAGAAAAATTCAAAATAATTTTGAAGAATATAAAAAAGGTAGTGAGTTATTAAAAAAATTGATAGAAAATAATATTTCTGTTATTGTCAGTCACGATAACAAAGAAAAAATAATAGAAATATTTAATAAAATAAATGATTAA
- a CDS encoding NAD(P)-dependent oxidoreductase translates to MKVLLTGATGFLGKYVIDELKNNSYQVVAFGRNEKVGKTLIDKNVEFFKGHIDNLDDLYKASQDCSAVIHAAALSTVWGKWEDFYNVNVLGTKNIVQVCEEKNLKLVFVSSPSIYAGAKDQLDVKEDEAPKENDLNYYIKSKIMAENIIKSSKLNYMIIRPRGLFGIGDTSIIPRLLELNKKIGIPLFVDGKQKVDITCVENVAYALRLALENNEYSREIYNITNDEPIEFKEILTLFFNEIGTEGKYLKWNYNLIFLLVSFLEIFYKFFRIKKEPPITKYTLYLMRYSQTLNIDKAKRELGYHTKISILEGVKKYVEHSRKNDRKN, encoded by the coding sequence ATGAAAGTTTTACTTACAGGAGCAACAGGATTTTTAGGAAAATATGTAATTGATGAATTAAAAAATAACTCTTATCAGGTTGTTGCCTTTGGTAGAAATGAAAAAGTTGGGAAAACATTGATTGATAAAAATGTTGAATTCTTTAAAGGTCATATAGACAATTTAGATGACTTATATAAGGCTTCTCAAGATTGTTCAGCTGTTATCCATGCCGCTGCACTTTCTACTGTTTGGGGTAAATGGGAAGACTTCTATAATGTAAATGTATTGGGGACAAAAAATATTGTTCAAGTTTGTGAAGAAAAAAATTTAAAATTAGTTTTTGTTTCATCTCCAAGTATATATGCAGGAGCAAAAGACCAATTAGATGTTAAAGAAGACGAAGCACCAAAAGAGAATGATTTGAACTACTATATAAAAAGTAAAATTATGGCAGAAAATATAATAAAATCTTCTAAGCTAAACTATATGATAATTCGTCCTCGTGGACTATTTGGAATAGGAGATACAAGTATAATACCAAGACTTTTAGAATTAAATAAGAAAATTGGTATTCCTCTTTTTGTTGATGGAAAACAAAAGGTTGATATAACTTGTGTTGAAAATGTTGCCTATGCTTTAAGACTAGCATTAGAAAATAATGAATATTCAAGGGAAATATACAATATTACAAATGATGAGCCAATAGAGTTCAAAGAGATTTTAACTTTATTTTTTAATGAAATAGGAACAGAAGGAAAATATTTAAAATGGAACTATAATTTAATTTTCCTTTTGGTTTCATTTTTAGAAATTTTCTATAAATTTTTTAGAATAAAAAAAGAACCTCCAATTACTAAATATACTTTATATTTAATGAGATATAGCCAAACTTTAAATATCGATAAGGCTAAAAGAGAATTAGGATATCATACAAAGATATCTATATTAGAAGGAGTTAAAAAATATGTTGAACACAGCAGAAAAAATGATAGAAAAAATTGA
- a CDS encoding glycosyl transferase: MNTYKEKIKLAVVAPPFSGHLYPILELVLPLLKEKNKYDICVYTGFQKEEVVKKLGFSVKVLLKDKPTAFEKISDTDRQTNPLIAYKQFKENMGLMPEVIKEIEEFFTENKPDIVLADFIAVPVCFVCKKFNISWITSIPTPFAIENKTTTPAYVGGLYPRNNFFFKLRDKLARSLVRNFKRLVCFILRKQLKELNFTLYNEKGEENIYSPYSILGLGMKELEFRDDFPSQFSWTGPCCSSLFQDSVKFINNENLEKTIFLTNGTHLKWAKKLIIDIARELSQKYPQYLFVVSLGSYLERGKEIIKENNLYIYHYLDYDEILPKVNYVIHHGGAGILYSCIKYNKPAVVIPHDYDQFDYGVRADLAEIAFVAKLKSRKSILKAFNKILQRKEWNNLEKLSKNFNKYSPSELLEKEINRLLKEVKQ, from the coding sequence ATGAATACTTACAAAGAAAAAATTAAACTTGCTGTTGTTGCACCACCTTTCAGTGGACATCTTTATCCAATTTTAGAGTTGGTACTCCCTCTATTAAAAGAAAAAAATAAATATGATATCTGTGTTTATACTGGCTTTCAAAAAGAAGAGGTTGTTAAAAAATTAGGTTTTTCTGTAAAAGTTTTACTTAAAGATAAGCCTACTGCCTTTGAAAAAATATCTGATACAGATAGGCAAACTAATCCTCTAATTGCATACAAACAATTCAAAGAAAATATGGGACTTATGCCAGAAGTTATAAAGGAAATTGAAGAATTTTTTACTGAAAATAAGCCTGATATAGTCCTAGCTGATTTTATTGCTGTTCCAGTGTGCTTTGTATGTAAGAAATTTAATATTTCTTGGATTACAAGTATTCCTACACCTTTTGCAATAGAAAATAAAACAACAACTCCTGCCTATGTTGGAGGACTTTATCCAAGAAATAACTTTTTCTTTAAATTAAGAGATAAATTAGCAAGAAGTCTTGTTAGAAATTTTAAAAGATTAGTTTGTTTTATTTTAAGAAAACAATTAAAAGAATTAAATTTTACTCTATATAATGAAAAGGGAGAAGAAAACATCTATTCTCCTTATTCTATATTAGGTCTAGGAATGAAAGAGCTAGAATTTAGAGATGATTTTCCAAGTCAGTTTTCATGGACAGGACCTTGTTGCTCATCACTTTTTCAAGATAGTGTAAAATTTATAAATAATGAAAATCTTGAAAAGACTATATTTTTAACTAATGGTACTCATTTAAAATGGGCTAAAAAATTGATAATTGATATAGCAAGAGAACTTTCTCAAAAATATCCACAATATTTATTTGTAGTTTCATTGGGAAGTTATTTAGAAAGAGGGAAAGAAATTATAAAAGAAAATAATTTATATATTTATCATTATTTAGATTATGATGAAATTTTACCTAAGGTTAACTATGTTATTCATCATGGTGGAGCTGGAATACTTTATTCTTGCATAAAATACAATAAACCTGCCGTTGTTATACCACATGATTATGACCAATTTGATTATGGAGTAAGGGCTGATTTAGCAGAAATAGCTTTTGTAGCTAAATTAAAATCAAGAAAATCTATTTTAAAAGCTTTTAATAAAATACTACAAAGAAAAGAATGGAATAACTTAGAAAAATTATCAAAAAATTTTAATAAATACTCTCCTAGTGAATTACTAGAAAAAGAAATTAATAGATTATTAAAGGAGGTAAAACAATGA
- a CDS encoding glycosyltransferase yields the protein MTILFNALLTLTIILLILKLFFSFIYFQKINSLEKSKIDESKYTIVQPILSGDPRLEEDLTANLKNTTYMNFIWLVDKSDKTAIQTVEKILKNKNYSNRIEVYYLDDVPQEVNPKIFKLEQVVDKIKTEYAIILDDDSVIDRKRLDELSIYEEDKTEWIATGIPFNYNIRGFYSKLISAFINSNSIFSYFSLSFLKENKTINGMFYILRTNILRKYSAFENIKYWLCDDLALATYLLSKDVKIIQSTIFCNVRNTVPSFKRYILLMKRWLLFSNVYMKNAFSIKFLFIILLPTLLPTILLFLSFYLGINYLVLTLNLFIAKVALFYITRIFIYEPFRISSSQTKELLYELLSEFLLPFMLIYTLLTPPVILWRNKKIRVKDGKIHYEI from the coding sequence ATGACAATATTATTTAATGCTTTATTGACACTAACTATAATTTTACTTATTTTAAAATTATTTTTTTCTTTTATTTATTTTCAAAAAATAAATAGTTTAGAAAAATCAAAAATAGATGAAAGCAAATATACAATAGTTCAGCCTATTTTATCTGGCGACCCTAGGCTTGAAGAAGACTTAACAGCTAATTTAAAAAATACTACTTATATGAATTTTATTTGGCTTGTTGATAAAAGTGATAAAACAGCTATACAGACTGTTGAAAAAATTTTAAAAAATAAAAATTACTCTAATAGAATTGAAGTTTATTATTTAGATGATGTTCCACAGGAAGTAAATCCTAAAATATTCAAGTTAGAGCAAGTTGTAGACAAAATTAAAACTGAATATGCAATAATTTTAGATGATGATAGTGTAATAGATAGAAAAAGGCTAGATGAATTAAGTATTTATGAAGAAGATAAAACTGAATGGATAGCAACAGGAATTCCTTTTAATTATAATATTAGAGGCTTTTATTCAAAATTAATTTCTGCTTTTATAAATTCTAATTCTATTTTTTCATATTTCTCTCTGTCTTTTTTAAAAGAAAATAAGACTATAAATGGAATGTTCTATATTTTAAGAACTAATATTTTAAGAAAATATTCTGCTTTTGAGAATATAAAATATTGGCTTTGTGATGATTTGGCATTGGCTACCTATTTGCTTTCAAAAGATGTAAAAATTATCCAAAGTACAATTTTTTGTAATGTAAGAAATACTGTTCCAAGTTTTAAAAGGTATATACTTCTTATGAAAAGATGGCTTTTATTTAGTAATGTATATATGAAAAATGCCTTTTCTATAAAATTTTTATTTATAATATTATTGCCAACATTATTACCAACTATTCTATTGTTTTTGAGCTTCTATTTAGGAATAAATTATTTGGTGTTAACACTTAATTTATTTATAGCAAAAGTTGCATTATTTTACATAACTAGGATATTTATCTATGAACCTTTTAGAATTTCTTCTTCTCAAACTAAGGAATTATTATATGAATTATTGAGTGAATTTTTACTACCTTTTATGTTGATATATACTCTTTTAACTCCACCTGTAATTCTATGGAGAAATAAAAAAATTAGAGTTAAAGATGGGAAGATACATTATGAAATTTAA
- a CDS encoding SDR family oxidoreductase, with product MKRILITGASSGIGKELAKNLANKSKKLFLLARSLDKLNLLKKELEEKFSSLECVCMKYDLTDINNLENIVENCDVNLVINCAGFGKITDFLKLSDKEDLDTINVNFISPLILTKKFSEKFLQKGQGTILNVCSTAALYQHPYMAVYSSTKSGLLHYSLALDEELSHKNKSVRVLSVCPGPTASNFFDKDIQEKFGSSQKFMMTSEDVAKRIIKVIENKKRFSIIGFRNKLSMFLINLLPISLQLKLVGLILKKVIK from the coding sequence ATGAAAAGAATTTTAATAACAGGTGCAAGTTCTGGAATAGGAAAAGAATTAGCAAAAAATTTGGCAAATAAATCTAAAAAGCTTTTTTTATTAGCTCGTTCACTTGATAAATTAAATCTTCTAAAAAAAGAATTGGAAGAAAAATTTTCTTCTCTTGAATGTGTCTGTATGAAATATGATTTAACTGATATAAACAATTTAGAAAATATTGTTGAAAATTGTGATGTAAATTTAGTTATTAATTGTGCTGGTTTTGGAAAAATTACTGACTTTTTAAAATTAAGTGATAAAGAAGATTTGGATACCATAAATGTGAATTTTATTTCTCCACTAATCTTAACTAAAAAATTCTCAGAAAAATTTTTACAAAAGGGACAAGGAACAATTTTAAATGTTTGCTCAACTGCTGCACTATATCAACATCCATATATGGCAGTATACAGTTCAACAAAATCTGGGCTATTGCATTATTCTTTAGCACTTGATGAAGAATTATCTCATAAAAATAAAAGTGTAAGAGTTCTATCTGTTTGCCCTGGACCAACTGCAAGTAATTTTTTTGATAAAGATATTCAAGAAAAATTCGGAAGTTCTCAAAAATTTATGATGACTTCAGAAGATGTGGCTAAAAGAATTATAAAAGTGATAGAAAATAAAAAAAGATTTTCTATTATTGGTTTTAGAAATAAATTATCTATGTTTTTAATAAATTTATTACCTATTTCATTGCAATTAAAACTTGTAGGCTTAATTTTAAAAAAGGTGATTAAATGA
- a CDS encoding ATP-binding protein — translation MKKGIGVGIEDFKKIIEEDCYYFDKTNYIEELLKDRTEIKLFTRPRRFGKTLNMTTLKYFFDVRNAEENRKLFKDLYIKKSEYFKEQGQYPTIFITLKDTKKNNWEECYSKIKIILRDLYEEHSYIKDKLSINEKEEYDKILFKKDDAEYDNALLNLTKYLYNYYQKKVVLLIDEYDSPLITANQFGYYKEAINFFRDFLSSALKTNSNLKMGVLTGIVQVAKEGIFSGLNNVKTYNILGDKFEIFFGLSEEEVEEALKYFEMTYEIEEVKRWYDGYKFGNSEVYNPWSIVNYLSDRGLQAYWVNTSDNALIYDNLKNSTVDLFKDLEALFEGKAIKKEISPFFTFEELSKFDGIWQLMVYNGYLKINEKLSNDEYMIKIPNYEIQTFFKKGFIDKFLVSGNYFNPMMDALLDGDIEEFERRLQNIFLVNTSFYDLKGEKVYHSLFLGMLIWLRDKYEVKSNGERGHGRYDAMLIPLDKVKLAYVFEFKVSKTIKGLTAKAEEALEQIKEKQYDAGLKEKGISKIYRIGIAFKGKNVKVKYEIV, via the coding sequence ATGAAAAAAGGTATAGGAGTAGGAATAGAAGATTTTAAAAAAATAATAGAAGAAGATTGTTATTATTTTGATAAAACTAATTATATAGAAGAACTTTTAAAAGATAGAACAGAAATAAAATTATTTACTCGTCCAAGAAGATTTGGGAAGACATTAAATATGACAACATTAAAATATTTTTTTGATGTTAGAAATGCAGAAGAAAATAGAAAACTATTTAAAGATTTATATATAAAAAAATCAGAATATTTTAAAGAACAAGGACAGTATCCAACAATATTTATTACATTAAAAGACACTAAAAAAAATAATTGGGAAGAATGTTATTCAAAAATAAAGATTATATTAAGAGATTTATATGAAGAACATAGCTATATAAAAGATAAGTTAAGTATTAATGAAAAAGAAGAATATGATAAAATTTTATTTAAAAAAGATGATGCTGAGTATGATAATGCTTTATTAAATTTAACAAAATATCTATATAATTATTATCAAAAAAAAGTTGTTTTATTAATAGATGAATATGATAGTCCTTTGATAACCGCTAATCAGTTTGGTTATTATAAAGAAGCTATAAACTTTTTTAGAGATTTTTTAAGTTCAGCATTAAAGACAAATTCAAATTTAAAAATGGGAGTATTAACTGGAATAGTTCAAGTAGCAAAAGAAGGAATATTCTCAGGTTTAAATAATGTAAAAACTTACAATATATTAGGGGATAAGTTTGAAATATTTTTTGGTTTAAGTGAAGAAGAAGTAGAAGAAGCATTAAAATATTTTGAAATGACTTATGAAATAGAAGAAGTTAAAAGATGGTATGATGGTTATAAATTTGGAAATTCAGAAGTGTATAATCCTTGGTCTATAGTAAATTATCTATCAGATAGAGGTTTACAAGCATACTGGGTAAATACCTCAGATAATGCTTTAATCTATGATAATTTAAAAAATTCAACAGTAGATCTATTTAAAGATTTAGAAGCTTTATTTGAAGGGAAAGCAATAAAGAAAGAGATAAGTCCATTTTTTACTTTTGAAGAATTATCAAAATTTGATGGAATATGGCAATTAATGGTATATAATGGATATTTAAAGATAAATGAAAAGCTATCCAATGATGAATATATGATAAAAATACCAAACTATGAAATACAAACATTTTTCAAAAAAGGCTTTATAGATAAATTTTTAGTGAGTGGAAATTATTTTAATCCAATGATGGATGCCTTGTTAGATGGAGATATAGAGGAATTTGAAAGAAGATTACAAAATATATTTTTAGTAAATACAAGTTTTTATGATTTAAAAGGAGAAAAAGTATATCATTCACTGTTTTTAGGAATGTTAATTTGGTTAAGGGATAAATATGAAGTGAAGTCAAATGGAGAAAGAGGACATGGAAGATATGATGCAATGTTAATTCCACTTGATAAAGTAAAACTAGCTTATGTATTTGAATTTAAAGTATCAAAGACAATAAAGGGGTTAACTGCAAAAGCAGAGGAAGCCTTAGAACAAATAAAAGAAAAGCAATATGATGCAGGATTAAAAGAAAAAGGAATATCAAAGATATATAGGATAGGAATAGCATTTAAAGGTAAAAATGTAAAAGTTAAATATGAAATAGTATAA
- a CDS encoding PTS-dependent dihydroxyacetone kinase phosphotransferase subunit DhaM, giving the protein MVGFVVVSHSKELAEAAIHLANEMKRYDFPLINGSGTDGDFLGSNPLTIKEAILKAKTDKGVLIFVDIGSSVLNTQVAIDFLKDEGVNTENIKIADAPLVEGLIAGVAVNDEKADIKSVLDELNELKTFSKLTY; this is encoded by the coding sequence ATGGTAGGTTTTGTAGTAGTATCACATAGTAAAGAATTAGCTGAAGCAGCAATACATCTTGCTAATGAAATGAAAAGATATGATTTTCCATTAATCAATGGAAGTGGAACAGATGGAGATTTTTTAGGAAGTAACCCACTTACAATAAAAGAAGCTATATTAAAAGCAAAAACAGATAAAGGTGTTTTAATTTTTGTAGATATTGGAAGTTCTGTTCTAAATACACAAGTAGCAATAGATTTTTTAAAAGATGAAGGAGTTAATACAGAAAATATAAAAATTGCTGATGCTCCCTTAGTTGAAGGACTTATTGCAGGAGTTGCAGTAAATGATGAAAAAGCAGATATTAAAAGTGTTTTAGATGAATTAAATGAATTAAAAACTTTCTCAAAATTAACATATTAG